TTAACAGCGACCTTTATTCTTGGTTTTATTGCTAGAAAAGGAACTAATGATTTAGATAGACAACAGTCACAATATAACCTTATCACCCTATTTGCAATTGGAATTATTGGGTTTATTTCGATGATGTTACTACAAGGACTTCTAAACGGTTTGTTAGTATACCTATCAAACTTTTTTAGCTTTCCTACTAAAAGTAAAAACACAAGTAACGTTGTTGAAGTAATAAAACTAAAACCATACTTCGTACTATATGTAGCTGTACTAGGACCAATAATGGAAGAATTATTCTTTAGAAAAGCAGTATTTGGATATTTTTACGACGCAATGATAGGTAGTAAAAAGTGGATAAGATTCACTATTCCTGCATTAATCACAGGAATAATATTCGCACTACCTCACGATGGATTTTCACCAATTATGATCGTTTATATCGGAATGTCTTTCGTATTTTCTTATCTATATTTACATACTAAGAGAATAATTACACCTATCGTAGCTCATATTTTAATGAATAGCTTAGTAGTTCTAGTACAATTTTTCGTAAATTAGGAGGTAAATATGTCATCAAAAACTTGGTTATCGTCTAACTACTTTTTACAATTTTTAGTAACAGGGACTTTCTTACCATTCTGGATGGTTTATCTGACTTCTGTAAAAAACTTAAGCGTTCTAGAGGCCAGTTCAATATTCTCAATGCTGTATTTCGCTAGGGTTATCAGTGGTATATTTTTAAGTCCGTATTTAATAAAAAAATACAACTTAAATATTACGATGAAATTGTCTGTGGCTTCGGGTCTTATCCTTGCGGTAAGTTATGGATTCACGAACGAAAAAATATTACTAGGAATTATCACGTTCCTATTCGGATTAATTTACTTCATGATTAATCCACTTGTAGAAGGTTTAGCTTCATTATTTTTACGCGAAGAAAATATCGACTACGGGAAAGCACGAACATACGGATCGCTTGGGTATACAGTTGTTGGTATATTTATCGGAGGAATTTTAGGATATGTAGGTAATGGAGCTCTATATTACATACTAATATTTTTAGTAGCACTATATTTAATGTTTATGTTCCTACCACAACCAAAATTAGTAAAAAACTTAAACTTAGATAATAACAGTAACAGCGATAAAGAAGAAAGCCTATATGGCTGGGTATTAAAAGATAGAAATGCGATATTATTAATAGTAACTATTTTCTTATACCAACTTTCTCACACAGCATACAACAATTACAACGCTATATATTTAGAAAGTATGAACATATCAGCTAAATGGTTATCGGGAGTAATCTTAAACGTATCGGTAATCGCAGAAATTATCTTCTTTATCTTCTCAAAGAGATTGGTAGATAAAATAAAACCAAAAAATCTATTGGTGTTCGCAGGAGTTTGCGCCGTGATACGTTGGGCAGCCTTAGCGACTTTCCATAATATTTATGTATTTACAGTAATGCAAACATTCCATGCGATAACATTCGCAGTTGCACATATAGCATTCATCTTAATGCTAAATAGAGATTACAACAATAAAGAAATAATAGATATGCAAAACCTGTATACAGCTATTTGTTTCCAACTAAGTATGGCTATAGGACTGTATATTATGGGAGCATTATGGGATATTAGTACTTCATATGTGTTCTACGCATCAGCAATTATCGCAGCTATA
This is a stretch of genomic DNA from Gemella haemolysans. It encodes these proteins:
- a CDS encoding CPBP family intramembrane glutamic endopeptidase → MRFSLTRGNVNHLLLSGIIYILAVFVIPLQLPRNISVDSRVTIVLLLSLTATFILGFIARKGTNDLDRQQSQYNLITLFAIGIIGFISMMLLQGLLNGLLVYLSNFFSFPTKSKNTSNVVEVIKLKPYFVLYVAVLGPIMEELFFRKAVFGYFYDAMIGSKKWIRFTIPALITGIIFALPHDGFSPIMIVYIGMSFVFSYLYLHTKRIITPIVAHILMNSLVVLVQFFVN
- a CDS encoding MFS transporter, whose product is MSSKTWLSSNYFLQFLVTGTFLPFWMVYLTSVKNLSVLEASSIFSMLYFARVISGIFLSPYLIKKYNLNITMKLSVASGLILAVSYGFTNEKILLGIITFLFGLIYFMINPLVEGLASLFLREENIDYGKARTYGSLGYTVVGIFIGGILGYVGNGALYYILIFLVALYLMFMFLPQPKLVKNLNLDNNSNSDKEESLYGWVLKDRNAILLIVTIFLYQLSHTAYNNYNAIYLESMNISAKWLSGVILNVSVIAEIIFFIFSKRLVDKIKPKNLLVFAGVCAVIRWAALATFHNIYVFTVMQTFHAITFAVAHIAFILMLNRDYNNKEIIDMQNLYTAICFQLSMAIGLYIMGALWDISTSYVFYASAIIAAIGTVVATRLKAIR